Part of the Helicobacter sp. MIT 21-1697 genome is shown below.
GTTTAAAGAGACTTTTGGCAAAGCCCTCAATGAAGAAGATGCTCAAAAGCTCAATGAATGTGTAGCAGCAGCTCTTACCACACAGCTTACACAAAATGAAAAACTAGTTTTGGGTGGTAATGCTAAGGAAAAACTAGAAGCTAAAAATGATTTAGAATCTGCTTCAAAGAAAATAACGATTGCAAGCAGCGAATCTAAGGCTGCAATTAAAACTTGTGGCACTACACTTGGTGTTGCTAAGGCAATAAGCAAGATTAAGCTTTAAGCCCAGCTCGGATAATCTCTGCAAAGCTTTGTATATTGAGGCTTGCAGAGCCCACCAACACACCATCTACACAAGAAAGAGAGAGAATCTCTCCCGCATTTGAGGGATTTACACTGCCTCCATAAAGCAATGGTGCGCTCACTAATTGTGAAAGCATTTGATGTGTGGAAGTGATTTGCTCCAAGGTTGCACTCACGCCTGTCCCAATAGCCCAAATAGGTTCATACGCGATAATGAGTTTGGGATAACTTGTATCAATCCCTGCTAATTGTGCGCTTAGAAAGTCTTTAAGTGCATTTTCACCCTTTTGTCGCACACTTAAATCTTCACCAATACAATAATATATTTCAAATCCTGCCTGTGTATAGAATCTAAATTTTTCATTGATAAAATCTTGATGTTCGCCAAAAAGTGTTCGGCGTTCGCTATGTCCGATGATGAGGCGATTGATATTAAATTCTTGAAGTTGGCTTAGCCCAATCTCGCCTGTGAAGCCCCCACTCTGCGCGAAATATGCATTTTGTGCGCCGATATGAAAATGCGTGAAATCATCTGTAAGCAGTGCTGTGTGCGATGGGAAAATATCTACTTGTAGTTGAGAAGAGAGAGATTGTGTAGATGCGGAGTTTATATCTGCAAGTATAGAATCTAGTTCTGTTGCAAAGTTTATTACTTGAGCGCGTGTGAGATTTGCTTTAAAATTACCAGCGATGATAGCCATAGTAACCTCTCTTTGGGGTGTAAGATTTATTATAAAAGCCAAAATTGTATCTTAAACTTTTAAAAGTTGCAATTTAATTTTTACATTGGATAATTTTTATTTTTCAATAAGACTTCTTAATTTATAATGCAAGTTTAAGTTATGTTTTATTAAATATAAAAAAGCATAACTTTTATTTACTTTTAAGGAGAGGTTATGAAAATTCGTATTTTAGGGGGATTGCTTGTTATGAGTGTAATGCTCCAAGCTAATGATATGGTTTATGATAGTGCGCTTATTAAAAAAGCTAAAGAAGCAGGATTTACAGCAATGCCTAGTGGTAAAAAGCTCAAAGATATACAGATACAAAAAGCTAAAGAATCTAAACTTGCAGAGGCTTATCCAAACAAAATGACAAAAGAACAGATTGAATTAGGCAAGAAATTGTATTTTGATCCTCGTATATCTAGCTCTAATCTCATTTCTTGTAATACCTGCCATAATGTAGGGCTTGCAGGAGCAGATGTTGTTCCTGCAGCTATTGGACATAAATGGACGCCCAATCCATCTCATTTAAATTCTCCAACCGTGTATAATTCTGTATTTAATAGTGCGCAATTTTGGGACGGACGCTCTGCGCATTTAGGAGACCAAGCTCAAGGACCAATCCAAGCCGCACCAGAGATGAATGCTCAACCTAAAGTTGTTGTGGCTAAGATTACTTCAATTCCAGCGTATGTTGAGGAGTTTAAAAAAGCCTATGGTAAAGATGTGAATATTGATTTTAAGCTTATTGCTGACACAATCGCGATGTTTGAGCATACATTAGTTACGCCTGCGCGCATTGATAAATTTTTAGATGGAAGCTCAAAGGCTTTAAGCAGGGAAGAACAAGAGGGGTTAAATATATTTATTAATAAAGGTTGTGCTGCTTGTCATAATGGTGTGAATCTTGGTGGTTCAATGCAGGCTTTTGAAGTCGCAAAAAGCTATAAATATAAAAAGGTTGGTGGTTTTGCGGGCAATAAACAAGGCTTAGTGAAAACTCCCACTTTGCGCAATATTATGGAAACAATGCCTTATTTTCATAATGGGCAATTTTGGGATATAAAAGATGCGATTAAGGAAATGGGTGGCATACAGCTTGGCGTAAAAATCAGTGATGATGAGGCGAAAAAAATTGAAAGTTTCTTCAATGCTCTCACAGGGGATAAACCTCAAATTATCTATCCTATGCTTCCAGCAGTAACAAACAAAACACCAAAACCTACTTTTAGATAATGGCTGCATTTGAGATTCTTTATAAAGAATCTCAAATGATTTTTATAAACTTCAATTTGCAAATACAATATTTTTCAGTTATGATTTTGCATTTTCCTATTAAAGTGAGTTGAGATGAATACCTTAAGCGTAATTGATACTTTTGGATTTTTTTTTCGCAGCTTTTATGCCTTGCCACCATTAAAAAATAAAGAAGGATTCCCTACGGGATTGCTTGTGGGGTTTTGCAATTTGCTTCAATCCCTCTATAAAGACCCATCTTGCACTTATGTAGCATTTGCTCTTGAGGGTGGAGGCGAGAATAAAAGGCGACAGATTTATGATGCCTATAAGCGCAATCGCCAAAACCCACCTCAAGAATTGCTTATGCAGTTGCCCATTGCAATTGATTGGATTGAAAAAATGGGATTTTTAAATATAAGCATTGAGGGCTATGAGGCTGATGATGTGATTGCATCAATCAATAGAGTTGCAAATGCACAAAATATCGTTGTGCGCATTATTAGCCACGATAAAGATTTATATCAGCTCATTGATGAAAATACTTATATCTATGATCCTATCGGTAAAAAGGATATAAGAGAAGCCGAATGTTTGCATAAATATGGTGTGCGTCCTCAAAATTTTATAGATTATCAAAGTCTTGTTGGAGATACCAGTGATAATATAGTGGGGATTAAGGGCATAGGGGCAAAAAGTGCGCAAAAGCTTATTGCACACTTTGGCACTCTTGAATCTTTATATGAACGTGAAAGCGAGTTAGAAGAGGTTGTTACACCGCGTATTGCTCATCTTTTGCGCGAGGGAAAAGAAAATGCCTTTTTAAGCAAAAAACTTGTAACGCTTTATGATGATTTGCTTCAAAGCATTGATTTGAGCAAATGTCTTATGCCTCAAAGCAATCCTATGCTTAAAATCTTAGATGAGTTGAGAGAATATGATTTAAAAAATATTATTTCCAAAGTGCAATCTCCACACGAGCGCTATGCACAAAGAAAAAGTGCGCAAAAAGGTATAGGCTCACTCAATGATGCGCCTGATGTGAAACAATATGCCTTATCTACGCAAAACTTTCACTTTAAAGCGCATTTGCTTGATAATGTTGCGGATTTAGAATCTGTGCTTGATTCTATTCCTAGTAGCGCGAAAATAGGCTTTGACTGCGAAAGTGATAGTTTGAATATGCAAGAAGCACATTTGGTTGGATTCTCATTTTGTTTTGATGGAGAGAATGCTTATTATGTGCCTGTGGGGCATAGTTATTTGGGGGTAGGGAATCAATTAAGCCTTGAGCAAGCAAGGACAGCTCTAAAGCGCATTTTTGCATATCCGCTCATCGGGCATAATCTCAAGTTTGATTTAAGCCTGATTTTTCGCACTTTAGGGTTAGAACACACAGGAACAATTTATGATAGTATGATTTTAGGGTGGCTTTATGATAGCATTGCTCCCGTAGGGCTTGATAAGCAAATGCTCAAATGGTTTAATCACACAATGATTAGCTTTGATTCTGTGGTGGCAAAAGATGAGAATTTCTCTCAAGTGAATATTGCCGCAGCCACGCAATATGCAGCAGAAGATGCTATCGCAACTTTTCGGCTTTATCATAGACTAGAAGAAGTGTTTTATAAGCGCGAATTAAGCAGCATACTTGAACTTGCAAGCAGTCTTGAATATCCTTTTATCAAAGTGCTTCTTGCAATGGAGTGCGAGGGGATTAAAGTAGATATTGCACTTTTAGAATCCCTCAAAGAAAAGGCAAGTGAGCATATTGCGCAGCTGAGTGCGCAGATTTTTGAGCTCTGTGGCGAGACTTTTAATTTAAATTCACCTCAACAGCTTGCCCACATACTTTTTAACCGACTTGGACTAAAGGCAGGGCGCAGTGTCAAAGGTGGCTTAAGCACAGATGAGCGCACACTACTTGCCATTACTGATACTCACCCTGTGATTGCGCTGATTCTTGATTATCGCGAAGTCAATAAGCTTAAAAGCACTTATATTGAGCCATTGCTTCGTTTTGGCAGTGCAAATACTGAACACAGAATCTACACATCATTTCTCCAAAGTGGCACTGCCACAGGGCGGCTTAGCTCTAAATCTCCAAATCTCCAAAATATCCCTGTGCGGAGCGATGAGGGGCGAAAAATCCGCCAAGCCTTTATCAGCAAAGAGGGACATAGCCTCATTAGCATTGATTATTCACAAATTGAGTTGCGACTTTTGGCGCATTTTTGTAAGGATAGCTCACTTATTGAGGCTTTTATACAAGATAAAGATATTCATTTTGAGACAGCTGCGCGACTTTTTGGTGAAGAATGCGCAGCACAAAAACGCGCCATTGCCAAATCTATTAATTTTGGACTTATCTATGGTATGGGAAGCAAGAAACTTGCCCAAACGCTGCAAATCTCGCTTAAAGAGGCAAAAAATTATATAGAGAGCTATTTTGCACTTTTCCCTACGATAAAGAATTTTTTAAATGCTCAAAAGGAATTTTTGCTTGAAAATGGATATTCGCAGACATTGCTTGGACATCGGCGATATTTTGACTTCAAAAATGCTACGGATTTTATGAGAGCAAACTTTTTGCGCGAGGGGATAAACTCTATTTTTCAAGGCAGTGCGGCGGATTTGATTAAGCTTTCAATGTGTGAGATTCACAGACGCTATGAAAAAAGCGATTTTAAAATGCTTTTACAAGTGCATGATGAACTTATTTTTGAAGCTCCACAAGAAAAAGCGCACATTTATGCGCAAGAGGCAGCACAGATTATGAATCATATCTATACACTTGAAGTGCCACTTAAGTGTGGTATCTCCATAGGCAAAAATTGGGCAGAGCTCAAATAGATTCTCGTAAATCATCGTTAAAGGTGAAGTGAGTCTTAACCTTTAAGGATTCTATAAAGAAGTATGGAATATGATACGCGAATATATGGGGGCAAATGGAGTTATTTGCTTGGAGTGGGAGGCATAAATGACTCATATAGATAAAAAAATAGAGTGTTTGGGGACATCTTTTCGTTGCAATGAATTATATGAAATCAAACTCAAAAATGACAAGAGACAAGAGGTTGTTTTTAGGGTGATTCAGATTTCTTGCGATAGATTGGGCAATAAACTTACTTATCTTGAGCCAAGAGCATATTTTACAAATGGACAATCTGTGTGTTTGCAGATGTTTTTAAGCTTTTGTGATTTAGATACTTTGCAAGTGTTTGATGAAAAAGAAAAGCAAAGACTCGCGCGATTAAAAGAACTCTCTGATATTGACATTAAGTGATTTAGCTATTTTGTAGCAATACTCAAGGTTGAAGTGTTTGCCATAGCGATTGTTTTCGCAATTTGAATAAAAGGCTATGGATTTTATCCCAATATCAAGTGCAAGCTCAAGCTGCGATATACCACGCTCCTCACGCAAGATTCTGATTTTAGACGATACGCGTTTGTAAAATTCCAAAACTTCCTCTTGCGTGGCGTTACTTAAATTTTCTTGCATTTTTTACTTTATCCTATAGGATAAATTTTGAGGATAAGGGATTGGTTATGAAAAAAATGTTAATGGTAGCTTTTATAGTGATGAGTATGTATGGTGATGATGTTACGCAAAAATTGAAAGCTAAAGTAAATGATTTGAGTAATGTTTTAGCGGATATGAAAAGCAATAGAGAAGAGAATAATTTATATTTCTCCAAACACTCAGAAATAATAGATGCATACCTGCCGTATTTGAATTTAGCGCGACAAGAAGGTGATAGTTTTTCATTTGATGCCTTAGTGCAAGAGCGTGATATTAAACTTATTCCTATAAAAAAAGAAATGGAGAAATTGAATAAAGCACATGAAGTTTTATTGAAAGAATATGAAAAGATTCAAAAAGAACTTGGAGGAATAACTCTAGAATTTAGCAAAACACATACTGATGTGGCGGTTAATAGATTTGTAAAAGCAGCAAAAGATAAGAAAAATATAGAAGATAAGAAATGCGAAAAAATGTATATTCCAAAATTAGAAAGCAATAAATGTTCGCCAATGCAAAAACAAAAGTCTCAAATGTGCAAAAAGCTTGAAAGAGAGTTTCATAAATGCTTGCAAGAGGTGAATAAAAATATAGATAATGTGTATAAAGAATATTATAAAGCCGAGGAGAATCTTTTAAAGAGTTTTGTATCAAATTAGATTCAAGTATTAATTGCAGATTTCAACGAGTAAATTTATAGAATCTACACGATTGAGATAAAGGAGATTCGGATTTACTCCAAATGCTCTCTCTTGCGGTAAATTAAAATCCCAAAGATTAAAAAGAGCGTGAAAGGCAGGATTTCACACATTGTTTGAAGCGCACTCCAAAAATCCACGCCATAGTTTGCTATCTGCACATAGAGCTTGAGATAATGGCTAATAGGCAAGATTGTGTGCCAAAATGTCGCAAAACTCCCCATAGAATTAACAGGAAAGGTAAGCCCCGCAAAGGCGAAACTCGGAGCGCAATAAATCGCTGCCACAGCCAAAGCGCGTGTATGGTCAGAAAAAAGCGCATAGACAAACACACCTACCCCCGCATACGCAAAAAAAGTAAGCAATGCCCCGAGATAAAGTGTAAAGTAGCTCCCGCGACACTCAAATCCAAGAGCGTGAAAAAACATCATCATCACAATCCACCAAAATGAGAAAATCCCCGCATATGCAAAAACTTTTGTGAGGATATACACATACGCGCTGATTCCATCGGGCATTTGATTCTTTTTGCCCTTAACAAAGCCCACATCGCTCTCCTCACGCGCTAAAGAATTAATCACACAAAGAATAATAAGCATAATCCACGAGCAGGGCAAAATCCCTGTGAGTAGAAATTGCGCGTAGCTATTGTTGATATTATAAAGCGGGGTGATTTGCATGAGAATCGGTGAGCTTTTTGCCAATGCAGCGTCAAGATTCTGTGTTTGAATGAGGTTTTTGCCAAGTTTTGCTCTGACATTGCTCGTGAGGATAAGCTGCTTAAACGCACCCTCAATGGATTTTGCCACAAGCACGAGCTGCGCATTGTAATAAATGGGGATTTGGGTAAGCACTCCCTTTTTTGCTCTACTTTCAAGTCCTTTGGGGAACACAACCACCGCGTAGATTCTGACATTGCTTATATCCGCTTTTGCTTCTGTGAGGCTAGTGTAGGTTTTTGTAACACTCACAGCAGGGATTGCATCAAGGTTGAGTGCGAGTTCTTGGCTTAAGGGGCTTTTGTCCAAATCCACAATGCCAATGGGTGCGCCACGAACAAAGCTTTGAGAAAACACGCCCCATACAAAAAGCCCAAGCAGCAAAGGAGCAAGTGTGCAAAGAAAAAGTGAGAATCTATCTTGTAAAAAGCCATTGAATTCGCGTTTGAAAAAATGCACAAGGTGCGCTAAATAGGCTAATGCTTGATATTTCACTCCACAATGTCCTTGCTTAATTGCGCAGCCTTTTCACATTGTAAAAGCCATACAAAAACCTCCACCACAGCATTATACATCTGCGGTGGGATATGAGAATCAAGCGGGATTTGCAAAAGAGATTCTACAAGTAGCGCGTTAGCAAAAAGTGGCACATCAAATTCTTGCGCTTTGGCAATGATTTTGAGGGCAAGCTCGTTTTTGCCTTTTGCTACGACACGAGGTGCGCTATCATTTTGCGCATTATAGGCGAGGGCAACTGCTTTTTTATTTTTCATCTTTTTAATACCCAAGTGAGAGCGTATCAATATCGCGCCAAGAAAGAGGTGTATTGAAGTTATGCGTAGTGCCAAAAATAGACTTGA
Proteins encoded:
- a CDS encoding triose-phosphate isomerase encodes the protein MAIIAGNFKANLTRAQVINFATELDSILADINSASTQSLSSQLQVDIFPSHTALLTDDFTHFHIGAQNAYFAQSGGFTGEIGLSQLQEFNINRLIIGHSERRTLFGEHQDFINEKFRFYTQAGFEIYYCIGEDLSVRQKGENALKDFLSAQLAGIDTSYPKLIIAYEPIWAIGTGVSATLEQITSTHQMLSQLVSAPLLYGGSVNPSNAGEILSLSCVDGVLVGSASLNIQSFAEIIRAGLKA
- the polA gene encoding DNA polymerase I; its protein translation is MNTLSVIDTFGFFFRSFYALPPLKNKEGFPTGLLVGFCNLLQSLYKDPSCTYVAFALEGGGENKRRQIYDAYKRNRQNPPQELLMQLPIAIDWIEKMGFLNISIEGYEADDVIASINRVANAQNIVVRIISHDKDLYQLIDENTYIYDPIGKKDIREAECLHKYGVRPQNFIDYQSLVGDTSDNIVGIKGIGAKSAQKLIAHFGTLESLYERESELEEVVTPRIAHLLREGKENAFLSKKLVTLYDDLLQSIDLSKCLMPQSNPMLKILDELREYDLKNIISKVQSPHERYAQRKSAQKGIGSLNDAPDVKQYALSTQNFHFKAHLLDNVADLESVLDSIPSSAKIGFDCESDSLNMQEAHLVGFSFCFDGENAYYVPVGHSYLGVGNQLSLEQARTALKRIFAYPLIGHNLKFDLSLIFRTLGLEHTGTIYDSMILGWLYDSIAPVGLDKQMLKWFNHTMISFDSVVAKDENFSQVNIAAATQYAAEDAIATFRLYHRLEEVFYKRELSSILELASSLEYPFIKVLLAMECEGIKVDIALLESLKEKASEHIAQLSAQIFELCGETFNLNSPQQLAHILFNRLGLKAGRSVKGGLSTDERTLLAITDTHPVIALILDYREVNKLKSTYIEPLLRFGSANTEHRIYTSFLQSGTATGRLSSKSPNLQNIPVRSDEGRKIRQAFISKEGHSLISIDYSQIELRLLAHFCKDSSLIEAFIQDKDIHFETAARLFGEECAAQKRAIAKSINFGLIYGMGSKKLAQTLQISLKEAKNYIESYFALFPTIKNFLNAQKEFLLENGYSQTLLGHRRYFDFKNATDFMRANFLREGINSIFQGSAADLIKLSMCEIHRRYEKSDFKMLLQVHDELIFEAPQEKAHIYAQEAAQIMNHIYTLEVPLKCGISIGKNWAELK
- a CDS encoding ABC transporter permease, with product MKYQALAYLAHLVHFFKREFNGFLQDRFSLFLCTLAPLLLGLFVWGVFSQSFVRGAPIGIVDLDKSPLSQELALNLDAIPAVSVTKTYTSLTEAKADISNVRIYAVVVFPKGLESRAKKGVLTQIPIYYNAQLVLVAKSIEGAFKQLILTSNVRAKLGKNLIQTQNLDAALAKSSPILMQITPLYNINNSYAQFLLTGILPCSWIMLIILCVINSLAREESDVGFVKGKKNQMPDGISAYVYILTKVFAYAGIFSFWWIVMMMFFHALGFECRGSYFTLYLGALLTFFAYAGVGVFVYALFSDHTRALAVAAIYCAPSFAFAGLTFPVNSMGSFATFWHTILPISHYLKLYVQIANYGVDFWSALQTMCEILPFTLFLIFGILIYRKREHLE
- a CDS encoding EscU/YscU/HrcU family type III secretion system export apparatus switch protein; this translates as MKNKKAVALAYNAQNDSAPRVVAKGKNELALKIIAKAQEFDVPLFANALLVESLLQIPLDSHIPPQMYNAVVEVFVWLLQCEKAAQLSKDIVE
- a CDS encoding cytochrome-c peroxidase, whose protein sequence is MKIRILGGLLVMSVMLQANDMVYDSALIKKAKEAGFTAMPSGKKLKDIQIQKAKESKLAEAYPNKMTKEQIELGKKLYFDPRISSSNLISCNTCHNVGLAGADVVPAAIGHKWTPNPSHLNSPTVYNSVFNSAQFWDGRSAHLGDQAQGPIQAAPEMNAQPKVVVAKITSIPAYVEEFKKAYGKDVNIDFKLIADTIAMFEHTLVTPARIDKFLDGSSKALSREEQEGLNIFINKGCAACHNGVNLGGSMQAFEVAKSYKYKKVGGFAGNKQGLVKTPTLRNIMETMPYFHNGQFWDIKDAIKEMGGIQLGVKISDDEAKKIESFFNALTGDKPQIIYPMLPAVTNKTPKPTFR
- a CDS encoding helix-turn-helix transcriptional regulator yields the protein MQENLSNATQEEVLEFYKRVSSKIRILREERGISQLELALDIGIKSIAFYSNCENNRYGKHFNLEYCYKIAKSLNVNIREFF